The following DNA comes from bacterium.
TATCGACCGCTAAATTCGTGTAAACTGTACGTGTATGATTTGTATTCGGCCAGTCAATAACAAGTGAGTCTACGGTCGTAGCATCGCCTAACCCAAAATGGATTTCAAAGCCGTCTTGCGATGCATAACCCGTCAATGACTGTACTTCACGCAATTGCCAAACCGAATGCCCGTTGATCGTCGCCTTCACACGAATATGAGCTCCTACTCCGCTACGATTAGCCGTCTCACCGACTGCACGCACACTCATCCAATGATAAGCATTGCCGTTATTGAGGAACAACAAGTTATTGTTTGAGATTGGATTGTCGGGATCATTGTGATCGTCCGTACCTGCGGCGACGAAAAGATCCAAATCACCGTCTCGATCGACATCAACAAAGCTGCAACCGTGTCCCACGATCATTTCAGAAGTGATGACACTGCTTTCAATACGTTTAAATTGCATGCCACCTTCATTGACAAAAAAGAAACCCGGATCAGGACCGCCAACAAAATCTTTGGTGTTGGCCACATAAATATCGATATCGCCATCATTATCAAAATCGCCCGAAGTGCTTCCGATCGAGAAATACGCACGATGCTTAGCCATTTCGGCGTCAACCAATTCCGTAAACATTCCGTTACCATCGTTACGGAAAAGTTTATTGGGATTCAAACTCACTTGGGATAATCCTGTCATGAAAACATCGAGATCGCCGTCATTATCATAATCGGCCCAGTTACTGCTCCAGTAATCATTCGGAATTCCTTGTCCGAGAAACATACGCGTAAACTGATTGGCAGAGGTTTGTGTGTATAAAATATTAGGATATGGCCAATTAGTTGTCAATACATCCGTGTCGCCATCATTGTCATAATCGACCAGTGAAACGCTATTCTCCCAAGTCGTGTCATTGGCAATCAATGGCTGAGTTGAACGTGTAAATATTCCATTTTGATTGTAATATAAAAAATTCTGCTTCCCATATCGATTGACTATAAAACCTTCATTGGCTACAAATAAATCAGCAAACCCGTCATTATTAAAATCTCCCCATGCCCCGGCAACTGAATACTGCTTTGCTGCCCCGTGATCGATCTGACCGGTGATTTTTGTAAATGTGCCATTTTGATTATTACGGTATAACGCATTATTTCCATTTTCGTCAGCATTCACTACCATCGCATCAACATATCCGTCGTTGTCATAATCCGCCCAGCTTGCAGAATACGATCCTGCGCCGCCATCTTGTGTAATCCCGGAATTGGTTATGGATGTAAATGTTCCATCACCATTATTCTTGTACAAAAAATCGTTTTCACCGTAGTTTACAACATGAAGATCTTGAAAACCGTCGTTGTTATAATCAATCCAATTACTCGAATACGAATTTCCTCCGCCAGTCACGATGGATCCAGTGGTGACGCGAGTAAATTGTTCAACATTTACATATGCGCCGATGCGCAATAGTACTAAATTCGGATCGTTAGTCGCAAAATCAATATTGGTAAAATGCTCATCAAAAACTTTGAGCGAGTTGGAAGAGAATTCTAAAACAACCTCTGTCGTTTGCCCGGACGGAATCGTTCCGCTCATTGGCATAATACTCAACCATGACGGCATGGGCGAAGTAATATTCCAGTTAAGATCGCTGTTGCCCAAATTATTCAGTTTAAGCGTGTCGTATACCGTTGATTGCGAAAGCATTTGTTTTTGAAATACATCTTTTGAATAACCCACCGTCGGGAGATTATTAACGGCCGTCGCCGCGGTGACCACCGATTTAATCGTAATATCGTTTTCCTTAATCACAACGGTTGATTCGAAATTATCGGCAACTACCGAAGAAAAAGTTAACGAAATATCAACGGCTGTATGAGGCGCCAGTTGGAAAGACATTTCAGATAGCTGAAATGCAGCCGAATTAGAACTTGCAGTAATCGTTTTGGTTTGATCAGTATAATTTTTTATGCGAATGGCTTTTTCGGATGTCAATCCCGTCAAGATCACAGGAAATGAAATCGTATCGGGATCAACAATAACTGAAGTATGAGTTTCTAAAAGCGCTTGTAATACATTGAGTCTTGCACCGGTTACGACTTTACTCTCAAGCGAGTTTAATTTATCGGCTGTTTCCAATAAAATTTCTTTAATGCGCCAATGGGGCAATTGCGGATTTTCAGACCATAATAAAGCCGCCGCGCCGGTGACCAACGGTGTTGCCATCGACGTACCGGAATATTTGGCATATTTATTATTAGGAACAGTGCTTATAATTTCGTCCCCCGGCGCTGCAAGGTCGACAATGGTTTTTCCATAATTAGAAAAACCAGCCAGCACATCCTGCCGATTGGTCGCTGCGACGGAAATAATATTATCCAATGCGTAATTAGCCGGGAATTGACTAAATACGGCATTGTCCCAGCCATCATTGCCGGCCGCCGCCATGAATAAACATCCGGCATGATTCGCTGCTTCAATTGCATCGTAAAGAGCGCGTGAGTAACCGCTCCCGCCCCAACTGTTATTGGTAATCTTCGCGCCCATCATCGTGGCATAGTCAATCGCTTGCACGGCGTCTGAAACTCGACCACCGCGTTTACCCAAAAATTTCAATGCAATTAGCTGTGCACTCCACGCAATGCCGGCCACGCCCTTTCCATTATTGGCAACTGCAGCAATTGTTCCGGCCACGTGTGTTCCGTGGCCTATATCGTCGTATGGTTGATTGTCATTATTAACAAAATCCCAACCCACTATATCATCGATAAAACCATTACCGTCGTCGTCGATTCCATTCTGATCGTTGGATGTAAGTTTTCCGTCATGATCGATATCTTCGCCCGGATTGATCCAAATATTTTCTTTAAGATCCTCATGATTCCAGTCAATGCCTGTATCGATCACGCCGATCTTGATTCGTTTACCGGTTTGAAAATTCCACGCTTCAACGGCGTCAATATCCGCATCACTTTTACCTCCGGATTGTCCAGTATTATTCATTGACCACAGATCATTGAAGAGCGGATCGCTGGCTAAAGCATCGGCTGCCGAAACACTTTCTTCCTGAATGATTTTGGGGAATGGAATCCATTCATCTAACTCCGCATATTCGATCCAATCCTGATCGCGCAACCGAGCTACTACATTGGAGATTGAAACGGTAGAATCCTGCAACTCCCAGATTTCTCCATTCATCACATGCAAGGAAGCCACGCGCGACAATGCCATTTCTTTTCGTAATGCGGATGAGGTCGGTTCGGAAAGTTTCTGCAATGTGGCCGATTTGAATTTAACAATGACGCGCCGCGGTTGCGGAGCCTGAGCAAACACGGTTACAGGTCCGACTATGGCGAGAAGAAACATAATCAGCGATCTATTTAACATATAACATCTTTCGTGATTTAGTAATTTTTCCTGAACGCATGACACATATATACACTCCGCTGGCAACGGTGCGACCGTTTCGATTCCTTCCGTCCCATGTAACGGTAAATTCACCGGCAGGATGTGAATGCGCGACAAGTAATGTCCGTATTTCCTGTCCCAGAACATTGTAAATCGTAATCTTGATCGGGCCGGGATTAGTCAAACCATACGGAATGCGCGTTTCAGGATTAAAAGGATTCGGATAATTTTGAGCAAGAAATATCGTTTCGGGAATCTCCGGTTCCGGTTCATGTGGAACGAATCCGGCCGGACGATAGGCAATGATATTACCGTATTGACCGGCAGTTGTACCGGTAGTATCATTTAGAAAATCAACGGCGTAACCGTCATGAAAAAATTTGGTAGCATACGCCGTATCAATTTGCCAAGTTTTGCCGGTATCCAGACTCCGATAGACCGAGCCGAACTCTCCAACAACTATTACCTTTGACGGCGTGATAAAATCCACGTCGTAGAAAGCATCTTCGATCGGTATCTGTACGCCCAAACCTCCGTCACGTTTAATGACAATTTTTTCCCACGAAAATCCGCTATTGGTTGTACGAATGACCGCTCCATCGATTCCAACCGCAATGCCGTTCATACTATCCGCAAAAACTGCCGATCGGAGATCACTTTGAATTGGAGAAGCGACGACTTGCCATGACA
Coding sequences within:
- a CDS encoding S8 family serine peptidase; the protein is MLNRSLIMFLLAIVGPVTVFAQAPQPRRVIVKFKSATLQKLSEPTSSALRKEMALSRVASLHVMNGEIWELQDSTVSISNVVARLRDQDWIEYAELDEWIPFPKIIQEESVSAADALASDPLFNDLWSMNNTGQSGGKSDADIDAVEAWNFQTGKRIKIGVIDTGIDWNHEDLKENIWINPGEDIDHDGKLTSNDQNGIDDDGNGFIDDIVGWDFVNNDNQPYDDIGHGTHVAGTIAAVANNGKGVAGIAWSAQLIALKFLGKRGGRVSDAVQAIDYATMMGAKITNNSWGGSGYSRALYDAIEAANHAGCLFMAAAGNDGWDNAVFSQFPANYALDNIISVAATNRQDVLAGFSNYGKTIVDLAAPGDEIISTVPNNKYAKYSGTSMATPLVTGAAALLWSENPQLPHWRIKEILLETADKLNSLESKVVTGARLNVLQALLETHTSVIVDPDTISFPVILTGLTSEKAIRIKNYTDQTKTITASSNSAAFQLSEMSFQLAPHTAVDISLTFSSVVADNFESTVVIKENDITIKSVVTAATAVNNLPTVGYSKDVFQKQMLSQSTVYDTLKLNNLGNSDLNWNITSPMPSWLSIMPMSGTIPSGQTTEVVLEFSSNSLKVFDEHFTNIDFATNDPNLVLLRIGAYVNVEQFTRVTTGSIVTGGGNSYSSNWIDYNNDGFQDLHVVNYGENDFLYKNNGDGTFTSITNSGITQDGGAGSYSASWADYDNDGYVDAMVVNADENGNNALYRNNQNGTFTKITGQIDHGAAKQYSVAGAWGDFNNDGFADLFVANEGFIVNRYGKQNFLYYNQNGIFTRSTQPLIANDTTWENSVSLVDYDNDGDTDVLTTNWPYPNILYTQTSANQFTRMFLGQGIPNDYWSSNWADYDNDGDLDVFMTGLSQVSLNPNKLFRNDGNGMFTELVDAEMAKHRAYFSIGSTSGDFDNDGDIDIYVANTKDFVGGPDPGFFFVNEGGMQFKRIESSVITSEMIVGHGCSFVDVDRDGDLDLFVAAGTDDHNDPDNPISNNNLLFLNNGNAYHWMSVRAVGETANRSGVGAHIRVKATINGHSVWQLREVQSLTGYASQDGFEIHFGLGDATTVDSLVIDWPNTNHTRTVYTNLAVDKFYTAKENGQILSKSPRTKIPEVFSLEQNYPNPFNPTTSIHYELSQKAKVTLKIYNVFGQEVKTLIAGKDHVAGRYDVEWNGRNDQGNQVASGIYFYRLQAGSLNKVMKMTFIK